A DNA window from Tenuifilaceae bacterium CYCD contains the following coding sequences:
- the rpsI gene encoding 30S ribosomal protein S9 encodes MQVYNGLGRRKSAVARVYLQEGKGNITVNGKDLKDYFNSDILRFIAKQPLTVLNVAENFDIKVTLDGGGEKGQAEALRLGIARALVEYNAENKPALKAQGFMTRDPREVERKKPGQPKARKRFQFSKR; translated from the coding sequence ATGCAGGTTTATAACGGATTAGGAAGAAGAAAGTCTGCCGTTGCCCGTGTTTACCTACAAGAAGGTAAGGGTAATATTACCGTAAATGGTAAAGACTTAAAAGATTACTTCAACTCAGATATTCTGCGCTTCATTGCAAAGCAACCTCTTACAGTTTTGAATGTTGCAGAAAATTTCGACATCAAGGTAACGCTTGATGGAGGCGGCGAAAAAGGCCAAGCCGAAGCTTTGCGCCTAGGAATTGCTCGCGCCCTTGTTGAGTACAATGCTGAAAACAAACCAGCCCTTAAGGCTCAAGGTTTCATGACTCGCGACCCACGCGAAGTTGAACGTAAGAAACCCGGTCAGCCAAAAGCAAGGAAGAGATTCCAGTTCAGCAAACGTTAA
- the rpsB gene encoding 30S ribosomal protein S2: MSRTNFKELLDAGVHFGHLKRKWNPKMAPYIFMENNGIHIIDLHKTVVKVDEAAAAVKQIAKSGRKILFVATKKQAKEIVAERVKQVNMPYVTERWPGGMLTNFPTIRKAVKKMSSIDKMMNDGTFDNLSKREKLQISRQRAKLEKNLGSIADLNRLPAALFVVDVQKEYIAVHEAKRLNIPVFAMVDTCCDPTPIDFVIPANDDASKSISLIVDVMAKAIEEGLEERKAEKEKEPAAKEKKDEGTKTRARKGVKKAEDSEVAKVEDVDDSAADSEDDE, encoded by the coding sequence ATGTCAAGAACAAATTTTAAAGAGCTACTTGATGCAGGTGTACATTTTGGTCACCTAAAACGTAAGTGGAACCCCAAAATGGCTCCATACATCTTTATGGAGAACAATGGTATTCATATCATTGACCTACACAAAACAGTAGTTAAAGTTGATGAAGCTGCCGCTGCAGTTAAGCAAATTGCCAAATCAGGACGTAAAATCCTATTTGTTGCCACAAAAAAACAAGCTAAAGAAATTGTTGCAGAACGCGTAAAACAGGTAAACATGCCATATGTTACCGAGCGCTGGCCTGGTGGTATGCTAACAAACTTCCCTACTATTCGTAAGGCGGTTAAGAAAATGTCGTCCATCGACAAGATGATGAACGATGGCACTTTCGATAACCTATCGAAACGTGAAAAACTTCAAATTTCCCGTCAACGCGCTAAGTTAGAGAAAAACTTAGGTTCTATTGCCGATCTTAACAGACTTCCTGCTGCGCTATTCGTAGTGGACGTTCAGAAAGAATACATCGCCGTACATGAGGCTAAAAGATTAAATATCCCGGTATTTGCAATGGTTGATACTTGCTGTGATCCTACTCCAATTGACTTTGTAATACCCGCTAACGACGATGCTTCAAAATCTATCTCCCTAATTGTTGATGTAATGGCAAAAGCAATAGAGGAAGGTCTTGAGGAAAGAAAGGCTGAAAAAGAAAAAGAACCAGCAGCCAAAGAAAAGAAAGACGAAGGAACCAAAACTCGCGCTCGCAAAGGCGTTAAAAAAGCCGAAGATTCAGAGGTAGCAAAAGTTGAGGACGTTGATGATAGCGCTGCTGACAGCGAAGATGACGAATAG
- a CDS encoding putative 3-methyladenine DNA glycosylase: protein MSQNRLKYDFYQRDVLIVAPELLGKQIVRILPGGIELRHFITEVEAYKGTGDLACHASKGKTERNKVMFEQGGLVYVYLIYGMYWMLNVVTSVEENPEAVLIRGISDYSGPGRLTKHLLIDKSFYAEDLGISSRIWIEDAGLAPKYSTTPRIGVDYAGPYWAKIPWRFVADGL, encoded by the coding sequence ATGAGCCAGAATCGCCTAAAATATGATTTCTACCAAAGAGATGTGCTAATTGTTGCCCCCGAGTTATTAGGGAAACAGATTGTCCGGATTTTGCCCGGTGGCATCGAATTAAGACATTTTATTACAGAGGTTGAGGCTTATAAAGGTACTGGCGATTTAGCTTGTCATGCAAGCAAGGGGAAAACTGAGCGCAATAAGGTGATGTTTGAGCAGGGTGGGTTGGTTTACGTTTACCTAATTTACGGGATGTACTGGATGCTAAATGTTGTTACATCGGTTGAGGAGAATCCAGAGGCCGTGCTGATTAGAGGAATATCTGACTACTCCGGACCGGGCCGATTAACAAAACATTTACTGATTGATAAAAGTTTTTATGCCGAAGATTTAGGCATTTCCTCACGGATATGGATTGAGGATGCTGGACTAGCTCCAAAATATTCAACCACTCCAAGGATTGGGGTTGATTACGCGGGGCCATATTGGGCTAAAATTCCCTGGCGATTTGTTGCCGATGGTCTTTAA
- the rplM gene encoding 50S ribosomal protein L13, with the protein MANKATVTKEWVVIDATDQPLGRLASQVAKMLRGKNKPNYTPHVDCGDNVIVINAEKVRLTGRKLTDKEYVRHTGFPGGQRFATPKDMLQRKPIWVIEHAVKGMLPKNRLANALFRNLYVYAGTEHPHEAQKPKQLELNTIK; encoded by the coding sequence ATGGCCAATAAGGCAACCGTTACAAAGGAGTGGGTAGTAATTGATGCAACCGACCAGCCTTTAGGAAGGTTAGCTAGCCAAGTGGCTAAAATGCTACGCGGCAAAAACAAGCCCAATTACACTCCACACGTTGATTGCGGCGATAACGTAATTGTTATCAACGCAGAAAAAGTTCGTTTAACCGGACGTAAGTTAACTGACAAAGAGTATGTTCGTCACACCGGTTTCCCTGGAGGACAGCGTTTTGCTACTCCCAAGGATATGCTTCAACGCAAACCTATTTGGGTGATTGAACACGCTGTTAAGGGTATGCTACCAAAAAACAGGTTGGCAAACGCTCTTTTCAGAAATCTTTATGTTTATGCTGGGACTGAGCACCCACACGAGGCTCAAAAACCTAAGCAACTTGAATTAAACACAATTAAATAG
- the tsf gene encoding elongation factor Ts, translating to MAEITAADVAKLRKMTGAGMMDCKNALVEANGDIDKAIEIIRERGKAIATKRAGREAGEGAGLAKVNANATHGAMVVLNCETDFVAKNADFVGYTQKILDIALEKAPANLDALKDLTIDGRKVADLVTEFSGVTGEKVDLSYYDQVNAAFVVPYIHPGNKLATLVGFNKVIDIHAGKDVAMQIAAMNPVSIDKEDVPEDVKKKEFEIGREQARLEGKPENMLDKIAEGKLQKFFKESTLMNQDFIKDNKMTIRQYLQSIDKDLKVVAFKRVSLNV from the coding sequence ATGGCCGAAATAACAGCTGCTGATGTTGCCAAGCTAAGAAAAATGACCGGTGCAGGTATGATGGACTGCAAAAATGCATTGGTTGAAGCTAATGGCGATATCGATAAAGCGATTGAAATAATTCGCGAACGTGGAAAAGCTATTGCAACTAAACGCGCCGGCAGAGAAGCTGGCGAGGGTGCTGGTCTAGCAAAAGTTAATGCTAATGCAACCCATGGTGCAATGGTAGTTCTAAACTGCGAAACCGACTTTGTTGCTAAAAATGCCGATTTCGTTGGTTACACCCAAAAAATCCTTGATATTGCTCTTGAAAAAGCTCCTGCAAACCTTGATGCACTTAAGGATTTAACCATCGATGGAAGAAAAGTTGCCGATTTGGTAACCGAATTCTCCGGAGTAACGGGTGAGAAAGTTGATCTATCGTACTACGATCAAGTTAACGCTGCCTTTGTTGTTCCTTACATCCACCCAGGCAATAAGCTGGCAACGCTTGTTGGTTTCAACAAGGTTATCGATATTCACGCCGGAAAAGATGTTGCAATGCAAATTGCCGCAATGAATCCAGTATCTATCGATAAGGAAGATGTTCCTGAGGATGTAAAAAAGAAGGAGTTCGAAATTGGCCGCGAGCAAGCTCGATTGGAAGGCAAACCCGAAAATATGCTCGACAAGATTGCTGAAGGTAAACTTCAGAAATTCTTCAAGGAGAGCACCCTGATGAATCAGGATTTCATTAAGGACAACAAGATGACCATCCGTCAGTACCTACAAAGTATTGACAAAGACTTAAAGGTTGTTGCCTTTAAGCGTGTGTCGCTAAACGTGTAA